The Streptomyces sp. NBC_00306 sequence GCCTGGCTGGTGCTCGGTTACGCCGAGGTCTCCTATGTGACCAGCCACGACGACCTGTTCGCCCGGGACTCCCGGCGCTGGAACCAGTGGGAGAACATCCCCGCCGACTGGCCGTTGATGCCGTTCGTCGGATACCAGCCCTCGGTCCTGTTCGCCGAGGGCGCCGAGCACCAGCGGAGGGCGGGCGTCATCACCGAGGCGCTCGAGTCGGTCGACCAGTTCGAACTGGCCCACTGGAGCACGCGGATCGCCGACCAGCTGATCGACGGCTTCGCGGGCAGCGGGCAGGCCGAGCTGATGTCCGCGTACGCCCACGCACTGCCGATGCGGGCCGCGGTCCAGATGTGCGGGATGCCGGCGCGGGGCTCCGACACCGACGACCTCGTGCGGGATCTGCAGATCTCGCTGGACGCGGCCGAGGGCGACGACCCGGTGGCCGCGTACGTACGGGTGCAGGAGCGCATCCAGCGCCTGGTCAAGGACAAGCGCGGCACACCGGGTCCGGACGTCACCTCGCGGATGCTCCGGCATCCGGCGGGGCTGACGGACGAGGAGATCGTCCAGGACCTGATCTCGATCATCGCCGCGGCGCAGCAGCCGACGGCGAACTGGATCTGCAACACGCTGCGTCTGCTGCTGACCGACGACCGGTTCGCCCTCAACGTCTCCGGCGGTCGTCTCAGCGTCGGCCAGGCCCTCAACGAGGTGCTCTGGCTGGACACCCCCACCCAGAACTTCATCGGCCGCTGGGCGGTGCGCGACACGCAGCTCGGCGGCCGGCAGATCCGGGCGGGCGACTGTGTGGTGCTCGGGCTCGCGGCGGCCAACACCGATCCGCAGATCTGGCCCGAGGGTCACATCGGTGCCGAGAACTCCTCGCATCTGTCCTTCAGCAATGGCGAGCACCGTTGCCCCTACCCGGCGCCGCTGCTGGCCGATGTGATCGCGCGTACCGCGATCGAGACGCTGCTGGAGCGGCTGCCGGACGTGGTTCTGGCCGTGGAGCCGGAGCAGTTGACCTGGCGGCCCTCCATCTGGATGCGGGGGCTGACGTCCCTGCCGGTGCAGTTCACGCCGGTCGTGCAGTGAGCGGCGGCGCCGGGGCCCGCGGTGGAACCGCGGCCCCGGCGCACCGGCCGGCCCGCCGTGATCAGCCGGCGACGGGCGTGAAACGGACGGGCAGCGACTTCGGCCCGCGCGTGAACACGCCCTGCTCGGACGGGACGAAGCCGTCCGCGAGCCGCATGTCCGGCATCGCGTCGAGCAGTTGGTTGACGCCGGTCTCGACCTCGGCCTTGGCGAGCAGCGCGCCGACGCAGAAGTGCCGGCCGAGTGCGAACGCCAGATGGTCGGCGGCCGCGGAGAACGCCGTGGTCGAGGTGAGGTCGTCGCGGAATATGTCGAAACGGTCCGGGTTCTCGTAGCGCTCCGCGTCCCGGTTCGCAGCGCCGATCAGACAGGTGACCGTCGCCCCCGCGGGGATCGTGCCGCCGCTGACGGTGACCTCGGTGGCCGTCTGCCGCATGATCATGTGGACCGGCGGGGTGTAGCGGAGGGTCTCGGCGAAGGCCCGGTCGATCAGGGTGCGGTCCTCCCGTACGGCGGCGAGCTGTTCGGGGTTGACCAGCAGATTGGCGAAGATGCTGGCGATCGCCTTGTCGGTGGTCTCACCGCCGGCGGCGAGCAGCAGGCTGCAGAAGGCCTTGATGTCCTCGTCGCTCATCCGTACGCCGTCGACCTCGGCCGCGCAGAGCGAGGAGAGCAGGTCGTCCCCGAGGTGCTCGCGGCGCTCCTGGATGATCGGGATCATGTATTCGGCGAACTCGATGCGGGTGCGCTCCCCCGCCGCCGTGACGTCGGGATCGCCCGCGAGGTTGCCGAGGAAGGCGATGACCGTGGTGTACCAGCCGTGGAACCGGGCGTGGTCCGCCTTGTCGAGTCCGAGCATGTCGGCGATGACGTTGACGGGGAAACGGGTGGCGAAGGAGTCGACGAGGTCGGCCTCGCCCTTGTGCCGGATGCCGTCGATCAGTTCACGGGCGTTGCTCTCTATGACCGGCAGGAACTTCTCCTGGAGGTCCCTGCCCCGGAACGCCGGCGCCACCAGCGCCCTGCGGACGGCGTGTTCGCGCCCACTGAGCTGGAGGATCGTCTTGCCGTGCACCGGCTCGATCTGCCATGCGTAATTGTCGGTGGTGTAGAGCGAGTCCTTGTCCTTGAAGGCCCGCTCGACGTCCCGGTAGCGCGAGATGAGATAGCTGTTGGTGGCTTCGTGCCAGATCAAGGGCGCATGTTCACGCATGGCGCGATAGGCCGGATAGGGGTTCGCGGCAAACTCCGGCGACAGGATGTCCGGTACCTGTTGTGCGGTGGCCATGGCGCTCCTTGAGCAGTAACGGGCAACTCACACAAGGCTATTGATCATCCGTCAGCTGAACCAGACCGGTCCTGGCCGAATCTGGTGCCTTGGTGCCCTTCTCCAGCACGCGGCCTGATCGTGCGCCCGGAGCGGACAACCGTGCCCGGGGCCGGGCCTCCCCCGCCTCGGCGAGCGCGGGCCACCGTGGTGGGGGATGCGGCGCACACTCACCAGGCCGTCCGGCCGCCCGGGCACAGCACCGACGGCGGGCACTCGGGTCACCGGTCGCCACGAGGGCAGACTCGATAACGGTGCATTCCGCTTTCGGTGAGTGGAAGCTATGACCACATCCCGAGATGCGCCTATCCGTGCACCGGATCTACGGATACGCAAAAAATTCATGAACCCCGGCTGCCGCGGTTGCGGCTCAGCTGCTGGCGCGTCTGCGACTCCAGCTTCCGCCGCGCCCGGGACACGTGCTGCTCCACCGTGCGCGGCGACAGGTGCAGCGTGGTGGCGATCTCGCGGTTGGTGAGGCCCGCCGACGCCAGGTCCACGACCTCCTGCTCTCGCGGCGAGAGCTGGTCGCCGTAGCTGGGCCGCCCGCGCGGACGCTGCTCCGCCGCGGGCTGGTGGGAGCGGAGCGTGGCCCGTACCCGTGCGGCGTCCCACCCGGCGCCCATGTCGGTCAGCCGTTCCACGCAGGACGCCAGGGACTCGACGGCCGCCGCGAGCGTGTCCGGGTCGCTGTCCCCGCCCTCGGCCGCGGCCCCGAGCACACAGGAGGCCGCTGCCTCGGCAGTGAGGATCGCCGCGTACGGCCGGAGCATCGCGCTGTACCTCTCCGTCGCGTCCTGGAAGTGCGGCACCGCCTCCGCGGGCCGGCCGGCGGTCTCCAGCAGGATGCCGCGGCACCAGGACAGCGCCGCCAGCGGGGACGGCAGGGCCGTGTCCTTCAGGCCCGCCTCGAACTCCGCGGTCATCGCCTCGGCGGTCTGGCGGCGGCCGGCCCGGGCGGTCGCCTCCACCGCCCAGGGCGCCAGTTCGGCCGCCCACGCCCAGACACCCTTGTCCCGCAGCCGGTCCCAGGCGTCGGCCGCCTCGGACGCCGCGCTGTCCAGATCGCCACGGGCGAGCGCGGTACGGACGAGCGCGCCGGCCGCCGCCGCGACATGCGGCAGTGGCGAGCCGACGGGCAGCGGATGCCCGTCTCCGGAGAGCCAGGCCGCCATCTGCTGCCATTCGCCCTGTGCGAGGGCCAGCATGCCGAGGACGATCCGCGCGTCCGCGGCGGGCCCGGGCATGACACCGGTCTCGGCCACGAAGGCCCTGGCCCGGGTGGTGAGGCCGTCCCAGGTGCCCGTCATCCAGTCCAGCAGCAGGCCGGTGCCGCGGCCGTCCTGTTCGACGTAGGTGGCTCCGCCGCGGACGGCGACATCGACCCCCTCTTCGAGCAGCTCTCCCACGCGGGAGAGATGGCCGAGCCACAGGGCGGCGTCCGCAGCGTTCACCAGCCCACGGGCCACGTGCGGCAGCCGGTCCGTCTGCTCGGTCTGGCCGCGCAGCCGCTCCAGGACGTCCCAGGCCGCGGGGTCGCCGATCTCCAGGAGGACCGCGATGCAGTTGGCGTCGACCGCCGTGCGCGCCTCGTCGTCGCGGCTGCCGGCAGCCATCTTCTGCACCTTCTCGAGCCAGTGCAGATTGCGTTCCAGCGGTACGGACGACATGACCGGCATGGCGAGCGCCGACATCGCGCGGGCGGCGAGCGCCGGCCGCTCGGCCAGTTCGTCGACCGCCTGCTCCAGTTCCACCCAGCCCTGGAGCCCGCGGCCGGCCTGGTTGTAGAGCACCAGGCCGAGGTCGAGCCGGATCTGCCCGCGGACCGCGGGGGGCAGCGACTGCTCGTCGAGGATCTGCCGCAGCACCTGGACAGTCTGGTCGGTGTGCAGTCCGAGCACCGCGCTGTGGGCGAGGAGGCGGGCGAGGCGGGCCCGGGTCTCCCGGGGCACCGCGGGGTGCGACAGAGCCTGTTCCAGCAGGTCGATCGCCGTCTGATGGGCGCCTGCCTCGGCGCACTGCTGGGCCGCGTGTTCGACGGCCTTGAGCCAGCCGCGTATCTGGCCGCCGCGGTGCCGGTGGGCCGCGAGCCGGGCCCACGGCACGGGATGCCGGTGGGCGAGGACGTCGGCGGCCCTGCGGTGCATGTCCTGGCGCAGGGGGCCGGGCATCTCGCCGTAGACGGCGGTGCCCGCGAGGGGCGAGGGGAAGCCGTACAGATCGCGGTCGTTCTCCAGCAGGACCGCCCCGCGGAGTGAGGCGACGAGCGCCTCACGGCCGGCCGCGCCGGGCAGCGCGGCCACCGCGTACAGGTCCGCCGCGCTGCTGGGCTCGTCGAGGACGGCCGCGGCGCGGGCCACGGCCCGGTGCTCCTCGGGCAGTGCGGCCAGCCGGCCGACGGCCAGTTCGGCCAGTCGTACGGGCGGGCCGGTGGCATCGAGGTCCTTGGCCGTGTAGCGCTCCCGCGGCCCGTAGGCGTCCTCCAGCTGGCGCACGAGATCGACGACGACCTGAGGCACTCCGGCGGACCGCTCGTGGATCCGGGCGACGAGCTCGGGCGGGCAGCATTCGGGACCGAGGCGGTCCTCGACCAGCCGGCGGACCTCGTCGGCGTCCAGGGGTTCGAGGCGGAGGCGCAGGACGGTGAGGCGGGCCGGGTAGGCGACCGCCCGGCCGAGGACGAGTCCGGGTTCGGCGAGTTCCTCGGGGCGGTAGGTGAGGACGGCGGCGAGCCCGGCCGGGGGCTGCTCCAGCAGTCCGCGCAGCAGGTCCCTGCCCGCGCTGTCCGCCCGGTGCACGTCGTCGGCGATCAGCAGGACCGGGCCGCCGGACTCCAGCAGGGGTTCCAGATCCCCGGCGAGTGCGGCGGCGTCGGGGTGGATCCGGGGCGGCAGGGCGACCGGATCGGGACGCTCACGTACGGCGGCGGTGCCCGGTTCCGTGCGGGGCGCCCGGGCCGGGTGGTGCGTCAGCGCGACGCCGGAGGACGTGAAGGTCAGCACGACCCGGGGACGCGGTCCGGCCTCGGCGCTGTCCAGCAGCCGGTCGGCCAAGCGGCTCTTGCCGGTACCGGCGCGCCCCTCCAGCAGCAGGAGCGCCGACTGCCGGCCGGGGTGGGCGACCGTCTGTTGCAGCCATCGCTCCCAGACTTCGTCACTGAGCGTGCTCACCGGCTCACTCTCCTCGACATTTCTGGGCATTTCATTTCTTTAGGTATCCGTACTTCAGTCTCCCCAATTGCGCCGGGCTTGCCGAGACAGTGAGCGTAGTCGCACGGGCCCAGGCGTCGACCTGGGCAGAAGGAGCCGACGTGATCGCATCAGAGGAGTCCTCCCAGTTTTCGTCGTCCGGGCACGGACCGTACGGCGGAACCTCGGGTCTGGCCCAGTGTGCGATGTCGGCGACGCCGGAAGCCGCCCGCACCCTGCGCCATTTCGCGCGCGCAGTGGCCCGTCGATGGCGGTTGCACGACGAATTCCACGAAGCGCTCTCGGTGATCGTCACCGAGCTCGTCAGCAATGTGGTGCTGCACAGTGGCAGCACCTGGGTCGCCCTGGCCATCAAGGTCCGCGGCAACACGCTGGTGACGGAGGTCAGGGACGGCGGCCGGTGGAAGCATCGTCATGCACGACGCCAGGAACCGCTGGACGCTCACGCGGACTGCGGCCAGGGTCTGCGGCTCGTCGACGCATTCGCCACCAGGACCGTTACGCGACGGCTGCCGATGGGCAGCGTGGTCGCGGCTGAAATCGTCATGCCACCCCATCAGGGCGGGCCACGGCCTGTGACCCTGCACCCCCTGATGGAGGACGAACCGTCGCCCCCCGTGGAGTTCCGCACGGTGTTCGGGCTGACGGTGGAGCCGGACTGCCACTGACGCACACGGGAGCAGCGAGGACCACACGGACCGCGGGCGCGAGCGGGCGACGGGAGAGGTCAGGACTTCCGTGCCGGCTCGCGACAGGTGCGCTCAGGGGATGACGCTGCGGGTCGGGCTGGTGCGGGCCGGGCTGCTGCGGGTCGGGCTGGTGCGGGCCGGGCTGCTGCGGGCCGGGCTGCTGCGGGTCGGGCTGGTGCGGGCCGGCCGGCGCCGGGCGGCCGTCAGGCCTTCCGCGCCGCCTCACGATGGGCGTCGGCGAGGTCCAGGTAGACGGCGGCGTTGAGCTTGATGCCCTCACGCTCCTCGTCCGTCAGCTCGCGACGCACCTTGGCGGGCACCCCGGCGACGAGCGAGCCGGGCGGCACCTGCATCCCCTGCGGAACCAGCGCGTGCGCGGCCACCAGGGACCCGGTGCCGATGTGGGCACCGTTGAGGACCGTCGCCCCCATACCCACCAGCACGTCGTCCTCGACAGTGCAGCCGTGCAGGACGGCGTTGTGGCCGACCGAGACCCGCTCCCCCACCGTCACGGGGAAGCCGGGGTCCGAGTGGACCGTGCAGTTGTCCTGGATGTTGGAGTCGGCGCCGATGACGATCGGCCCGCAGTCCGCCCGCAGCACCGTCTGGTACCAGACACCGGCGCCCGGCGCGAGGGTGACCTCACCGATGACGACCGAGGTCGGAGCGGTGAAAGCCTCCGGTGCGACGCTCGGCTCGCGGCCGCCCACACCCATGATCAGCGCCTCTGACGCCATCGCTGTCTCCTCGTTTCATGAACGGCGCACCGCACGGTCCGTACGGCTGCGCGACGACCGGGCCGCAGGTCAGTCGGCGGCGGGAACCGGCTCGGGTTCGAGGACCGTCCGCGTTTCCGCCTCGGCGGCCGCCTTCTTCGCACGGCTCTTGAGCACGAGCATGGAGGTCACACCGATCAGCACCGCGAGGACGAGCCCCAGCCACGAGAAGCGCTTGAGCCACGCCTCGGCCACGACACCGACGGAGTAGATGACGGCGGTCGTGCCGCCCGCCCACAGGATGCCCCCGAAGACGTTGGCGATCAGGAACTTCCAGTACGGCATGCGCAGTACGCCCGCCAGGGGCCCGGCGAAGATCCGCAGCAGGGCGACGAAGCGTCCGAAGAAGACGGCCCACATGCCCCACTTCTCGAACGACCGCTCCGCCATGGCGATCTGGGCGGGGCCGAAGTGTTTGGGGAACTTCCCGCCGAGCCAGGCCAGCAGGGGCCTGCCGCCCTTGCGGCCGATCGCGTACCCGATCGAGTCGCCGATGATCGCGCCGGCCGTCGCGCACGCGCCCAGGATGTATGGGTTGATGTCACCGTGCTGGGAGGCGAGCAGCGCCGAGCTGACCAGGACGATCTCACCCGGCAGCGGGATACCGAGACTCTCGAGCCCGATCACCACCCCCACCAGGAGGTAGATGCTCAGCGGGGGGACGGTCTCGAGCCACTCCTGGACGTGCAACGCCGGTTCCTCCCGTGTGCGCAGCAGTACCGCTGCCCGGCGTGCGCCCCCGTGGCGCACGCCGGGCAGCCTACCTGCTGAGGGAGTGGGATCCGGCCGCCCGTCAGGCGTTGGGCCGCAGGGTCCAGACGACGGTCATCTCGCCGGTGACGGCGCCGTCGGCGCGCTCGATGGCGATGTTCACCGGGAACTCCGGGCGCTCGCCCGCGTCGAGTTCGGCGACGACGTCGGCGATGGGCCGGCCGAGGGTGGCGGTCGCGGTGACGACGCCCATCGCGAGCTTCTTGTAGCCGATCTCGGCCTTGACGGCGAGCGGTACGGCACGGTTCAGCTGGTCGCCGAAGGCGGCGATCACGATGGCACCGCTCGCGGACTCGGCGAGCGTGAACATCGCTCCGGCGTGCGGCCCGCCCACGTGGTTGTGGAAGTCGGGCTGGTCCGGCATGCGCAGCACGGCACGCTCGGGGGTGGTCTCCAGGAACTCGAGGTTCAGCGTCCGGGCCATGGGAACCGTGGCGGCGAGCATCTCGCCGACTGTCATCTGATCAGCGCTCATGCCGCGATGTTACCCACGAGTAGGGGCGCTTGGCCATCCCCGCGCGGGGGCGGACGTAGCCCCGGCGGCACGGCACCTCTATGGTTACTCGCCATGTGGCCAGGACAGCAGCCGCCCGGGGGCGAGAACCCGCAGGACCAGAACCCGTACCAGCAGCCGGGGTACCAACAGCCGAATCCGTACCAGCAGCCGGGGTACCAGCAGCCCAACCCGTACCAGCAGCCGACCGTGCCGCAGTACGGGGTGCCGATGCAGCCGCCCGGTGGCCCCACGCCGCCGGACGACAAGAAGAAGACGACCATCGTCGCGATCGTCGCGGCCACGGCGGTCGTCGCGGCTGCGGTGATCACGGGTGTCGTCGTGCTCGGGGACGACGACAGCACGTCCGTCGACAGCAAGCCCACGGCCTCGAAGACGCCGACGGTGAAGCAGCCGACCGGCGATCCCGCGGCCTCCCCCACGGAGAACCCGCGCGGCGGTGACGGCGGCAAGCCGACGATCGCCGGCTGGAAGGTCGTCTCCAACCCCAAGCACGGCACGCAGTTCGACGTCCCGGCCGGGTGGGAGGTCGCCGGTTCGGGCGTCAGCACCGGCTTCGAGGACGACAAGAAGGGCGACGGCTCCCCCGTCGTCGCGATGTCGGCTCCGGCCCACTACAAGTCCAAGTGGTGCACGTTCGACACCGACAAGGACGGCAAGCTCGAGGACTGGGGTCTGAGCACCACCGGGACGAAGGGCGGCAAGGGAGCGAAGGACGCCGCGACGGCCGCGTACAACGAGGCCGGCAACTGGGTCTGGGCGGGCTATGCGCAGACCGAGCCCAAGGGCACCGTGAAGGTGACCAAGGCCGTCCCGTACAAGACCAAGTCGGGCCTGGCCGGCAGCGTGTCGACGGCGACCGCGATCGGGGTGAAGAAGGAGAACAAGTGCGAGACCGACGGCAAGTCGATCGCCTTCTCCTTCAAGGACCCCGCGGGTGAGTTCAAGTCCTGGGTCCTGTACGCCAACAAGGGTGTGCCGGACGAGCTCCCGGACGCGACCATCAAGCAGATCCTGAGCACCGTGCGACTGGCCGCGACGCCCACGCCGTAACCGGTTTGGCAACCGGGGCGGCCTGCGGGGATAGTCCGTGGGTGACCTTTCCCGCAGCCCCGCCCCGCCGCCACCCGCGCCGCCCCGAATGGGCCGGCCGCAACTACACGCTGCTGACCGCCGCCGCGATCGTCACCAACCTGGGAAGCCACGGTGCACTGATCGCGGCGGCGTTCGCCGTGCTGGAGTCCGGGGGCGACGCGGGCGATGTGGGTCTGGTCGCGGCCGCCCGTACGCTCCCGCTCGTTCTCTTCCTGCTGATCGGCGGCGCGGTCGCCGACCGGGTTCCGCGGCACCGGGTGATGGTCGCCGCCAACGCTCTGAACTGCGTGTCCCAGGCCGCCTTCGCGGTCCTGGTGCTGGCCGGCGACGCGCAGCTGTGGCAGATGATGCTCCTGACCGCGCTCTGCGGAACCGGGCAGGCCTTCTTCAACCCGGCCGCCGAGGGCATGCTGATGTCGAGCGTCAGCGGTGAGCAGGCGAGCCGGGCCTTCGCCGTGTTCCGGATGGCCATGCACGGTGCCTCGATCGGCGGTGCGGCACTCGGCGGCGCGCTGATCGCGGCGATGGGGCCCGGCTGGGTGCTGGCGGTGGACGCGGTGGCGTTCGCGGTCGCCGGAGGGCTGCGCGCCTTCCTCCACGTCGGTCACATCGCGCCGCGTGCTCCCGG is a genomic window containing:
- a CDS encoding cytochrome P450 codes for the protein MTDPAAPEPAPSPPPGCPAHAGAIRLSGLEYQQSPSELYRSMRREQGAVAPILLDGDIPAWLVLGYAEVSYVTSHDDLFARDSRRWNQWENIPADWPLMPFVGYQPSVLFAEGAEHQRRAGVITEALESVDQFELAHWSTRIADQLIDGFAGSGQAELMSAYAHALPMRAAVQMCGMPARGSDTDDLVRDLQISLDAAEGDDPVAAYVRVQERIQRLVKDKRGTPGPDVTSRMLRHPAGLTDEEIVQDLISIIAAAQQPTANWICNTLRLLLTDDRFALNVSGGRLSVGQALNEVLWLDTPTQNFIGRWAVRDTQLGGRQIRAGDCVVLGLAAANTDPQIWPEGHIGAENSSHLSFSNGEHRCPYPAPLLADVIARTAIETLLERLPDVVLAVEPEQLTWRPSIWMRGLTSLPVQFTPVVQ
- a CDS encoding cytochrome P450, producing the protein MATAQQVPDILSPEFAANPYPAYRAMREHAPLIWHEATNSYLISRYRDVERAFKDKDSLYTTDNYAWQIEPVHGKTILQLSGREHAVRRALVAPAFRGRDLQEKFLPVIESNARELIDGIRHKGEADLVDSFATRFPVNVIADMLGLDKADHARFHGWYTTVIAFLGNLAGDPDVTAAGERTRIEFAEYMIPIIQERREHLGDDLLSSLCAAEVDGVRMSDEDIKAFCSLLLAAGGETTDKAIASIFANLLVNPEQLAAVREDRTLIDRAFAETLRYTPPVHMIMRQTATEVTVSGGTIPAGATVTCLIGAANRDAERYENPDRFDIFRDDLTSTTAFSAAADHLAFALGRHFCVGALLAKAEVETGVNQLLDAMPDMRLADGFVPSEQGVFTRGPKSLPVRFTPVAG
- a CDS encoding ATP-binding protein, translated to MSTLSDEVWERWLQQTVAHPGRQSALLLLEGRAGTGKSRLADRLLDSAEAGPRPRVVLTFTSSGVALTHHPARAPRTEPGTAAVRERPDPVALPPRIHPDAAALAGDLEPLLESGGPVLLIADDVHRADSAGRDLLRGLLEQPPAGLAAVLTYRPEELAEPGLVLGRAVAYPARLTVLRLRLEPLDADEVRRLVEDRLGPECCPPELVARIHERSAGVPQVVVDLVRQLEDAYGPRERYTAKDLDATGPPVRLAELAVGRLAALPEEHRAVARAAAVLDEPSSAADLYAVAALPGAAGREALVASLRGAVLLENDRDLYGFPSPLAGTAVYGEMPGPLRQDMHRRAADVLAHRHPVPWARLAAHRHRGGQIRGWLKAVEHAAQQCAEAGAHQTAIDLLEQALSHPAVPRETRARLARLLAHSAVLGLHTDQTVQVLRQILDEQSLPPAVRGQIRLDLGLVLYNQAGRGLQGWVELEQAVDELAERPALAARAMSALAMPVMSSVPLERNLHWLEKVQKMAAGSRDDEARTAVDANCIAVLLEIGDPAAWDVLERLRGQTEQTDRLPHVARGLVNAADAALWLGHLSRVGELLEEGVDVAVRGGATYVEQDGRGTGLLLDWMTGTWDGLTTRARAFVAETGVMPGPAADARIVLGMLALAQGEWQQMAAWLSGDGHPLPVGSPLPHVAAAAGALVRTALARGDLDSAASEAADAWDRLRDKGVWAWAAELAPWAVEATARAGRRQTAEAMTAEFEAGLKDTALPSPLAALSWCRGILLETAGRPAEAVPHFQDATERYSAMLRPYAAILTAEAAASCVLGAAAEGGDSDPDTLAAAVESLASCVERLTDMGAGWDAARVRATLRSHQPAAEQRPRGRPSYGDQLSPREQEVVDLASAGLTNREIATTLHLSPRTVEQHVSRARRKLESQTRQQLSRNRGSRGS
- a CDS encoding ATP-binding protein, yielding MIASEESSQFSSSGHGPYGGTSGLAQCAMSATPEAARTLRHFARAVARRWRLHDEFHEALSVIVTELVSNVVLHSGSTWVALAIKVRGNTLVTEVRDGGRWKHRHARRQEPLDAHADCGQGLRLVDAFATRTVTRRLPMGSVVAAEIVMPPHQGGPRPVTLHPLMEDEPSPPVEFRTVFGLTVEPDCH
- a CDS encoding gamma carbonic anhydrase family protein; its protein translation is MASEALIMGVGGREPSVAPEAFTAPTSVVIGEVTLAPGAGVWYQTVLRADCGPIVIGADSNIQDNCTVHSDPGFPVTVGERVSVGHNAVLHGCTVEDDVLVGMGATVLNGAHIGTGSLVAAHALVPQGMQVPPGSLVAGVPAKVRRELTDEEREGIKLNAAVYLDLADAHREAARKA
- a CDS encoding DedA family protein; this translates as MHVQEWLETVPPLSIYLLVGVVIGLESLGIPLPGEIVLVSSALLASQHGDINPYILGACATAGAIIGDSIGYAIGRKGGRPLLAWLGGKFPKHFGPAQIAMAERSFEKWGMWAVFFGRFVALLRIFAGPLAGVLRMPYWKFLIANVFGGILWAGGTTAVIYSVGVVAEAWLKRFSWLGLVLAVLIGVTSMLVLKSRAKKAAAEAETRTVLEPEPVPAAD
- a CDS encoding DUF4442 domain-containing protein translates to MTVGEMLAATVPMARTLNLEFLETTPERAVLRMPDQPDFHNHVGGPHAGAMFTLAESASGAIVIAAFGDQLNRAVPLAVKAEIGYKKLAMGVVTATATLGRPIADVVAELDAGERPEFPVNIAIERADGAVTGEMTVVWTLRPNA